DNA from Ziziphus jujuba cultivar Dongzao chromosome 2, ASM3175591v1:
ATATTCCTCAACCCCGCTTGTGAACCACAGCTGGGCTGGAGTTGTCAAGACCGAGGCAGATCATGCGGGGCTTCATAACCAGCACACGAATCTACCTCTGCTGGATAAACAAAACTTGTTTCTTGGGTCCTCTTCCAGCAGTAGCAGCAGCAGCTATAAGGGAAGGAAGCAGCTCGGGGTTTTACTAGGCAATGACCTTCCAACACTCAACAACCAAACATCCCTTGAAGTGTCTGTCTGCCAGCCCCTTCTGAGGAGCATTTCTTTATCAGAAAGTGGTGGAGGGTCTAGGAGCAAAATGTTCTGTGACAGGTTAACAACACAAATCCATGACTCGGATTGTGCTCTCTCTCTTCTGTCATCACCGCAGACACAGACATCCGAGATAGGTTTGAGACACATAGTGCAGCCTAACTCGATCTCTCTGGTGCACCCTGTAGGACCCCCCAGCCTCCATGGGAACAGTTTGGAGCCAATTGATTCTGTTTTTGTCTCTAATGGAAGTGATGCATCAGTTCACTGTCCAGGAATGTTTCACATGGGTTCTGATGGGTCCCAAGGGAATGAAGCTCCTCAAACACTTCCCTTTCACTGGGACTAAGTAAAAGATGCTACAAGGCTTATCATGCAGCTAAACATAATGTAATTTGTATTCTCTTTGccattgattttgattttggagAATCACTTTTTTCTGCCCAAAAATCCAAGTGTTGGATTATTTTTTCTCTACCATGATGAACAACTGTCATTTCCTTTCATTTCTAACAGTAACTACTTTGGTTCCATTATTCACATCAGCCtcatttttctttgtaaatcctGTCTTGTTTTATAGTGAGCTCTCTAAAaggtataatttttttgtttaaaaattttatcttatgatTATGGTATGTTGTGGATGCTACATCTTATTACATTATCCATCTTTCCATGAAAAATTGCTGTTTTCTTAAGCTGCTTCTATGACACAGTGCATCTCAGGCCGAGTCCGTTTATGTGGTTTGCTGTATTGCAATCGATACGATGCTCTTGGACTTCATAAAACGACCCATCACTTCATGGTACTATGTGACTACTCGCCCCGGATTGAAATGGCAGCATTTTAGTTTGTAGTTGTTATTTACCGCCATGGTCCAcactctaattattattatttttattggcaaAATGTCTACCTATTAATAATAAAGCGTAAAAAAATGAGGATATCCTTATTGACTATGCctataaaataatcatttttttaaactgtatatatatatatatatatttaccaatatCAGGAACCTGAAGGGACCATGGTAGACAAGTTTTTGATGTATATACGGAATTATACAGCATCCGTTCCGGTTGTGAGTTGCTGGCTAGTATTATGATCTTTGATGTAAGTCAGTTTTTTTCAGTCTCAACAGGATAATTTCCTCTGGCTTCAGGATAAGTTCTAGTTTTTGAATGGTTGGTTTTGTAGGATCAATATGCGGACACGAAAAACTATTATGGCCACGATAGATGAGTACCATTTTGGTTTTTGATATATGTAGTATATAAGGTGAATAATCCCTTGGATGCTTTTTCTTGTTGTGCAAAGTAATTTGTTAAAGAAtacatgcaaaaaaaaaaaaaaaaaaagattttacttGGTTATGATTTCGACATTTACACATTAAAAATGTTCAATTGgtaaacatatttataattctTGACAAAATTCTCTGTATGCTGTTTTTCAGGCAGCTTAGTCTTATGATTATATATGATTTACCTCAAATATCTTGCAGATTATGCCTTGGCTGCGGAGACAGTGATTGTAGGTAATGCTGCTGGCTCTTTTTTGTACACAAGTTGGGataattccaaaaattatagCATGGTTTATACTTCTTTGACGCTGTTGCTCTTATAAATTGAAAGGGACGGAGAAAAATCTCATGGTACTTTTTATGTTCATTGATTCAGATGTCACAATATTGTTTTTCTTGAATGCTGCAGTACTTGTCTCTAAATTCAAGTATATTCCCTGAACAAATTGGACATGAAtctatggaagaagaagaagaagaaggaaccCCTTGTTGCTGTCTTCGTTTCTTTGGAGCTGTCTATCTAGAAATGTCATATGTTCCTCTACCTCCACAGCTGTAGAATATGATTAAGAGAATTGGAATCTGcaggaattattttattt
Protein-coding regions in this window:
- the LOC107418038 gene encoding squamosa promoter-binding-like protein 13A isoform X1, which gives rise to MDWNLKAPSWDFTDLEQETFPTLDSVDGSSSCGEHRTIKGEFSVDLKLGRVGNPGNELLDMWKEPGLPKTTSSPSGSSKRARGAYNGSQVVSCLVDGCKADLSTCRDYHRRHKVCELHSKTPQVTIGGNTQRFCQQCSRFHSLEEFDEGKRSCRKRLDGHNRRRRKPQPEPLSRTGALLSSYQGTQLLPFSTSLVYSSTPLVNHSWAGVVKTEADHAGLHNQHTNLPLLDKQNLFLGSSSSSSSSSYKGRKQLGVLLGNDLPTLNNQTSLEVSVCQPLLRSISLSESGGGSRSKMFCDRLTTQIHDSDCALSLLSSPQTQTSEIGLRHIVQPNSISLVHPVGPPSLHGNSLEPIDSVFVSNGSDASVHCPGMFHMGSDGSQGNEAPQTLPFHWD
- the LOC107418038 gene encoding squamosa promoter-binding-like protein 13A isoform X2, encoding MDWNLKAPSWDFTDLEQETFPTLDSVDGSSSCGEHRTIKGEFSVDLKLGRVGNPGNELLDMWKEPGLPKTTSSPSGSSKRARGAYNGSQVTIGGNTQRFCQQCSRFHSLEEFDEGKRSCRKRLDGHNRRRRKPQPEPLSRTGALLSSYQGTQLLPFSTSLVYSSTPLVNHSWAGVVKTEADHAGLHNQHTNLPLLDKQNLFLGSSSSSSSSSYKGRKQLGVLLGNDLPTLNNQTSLEVSVCQPLLRSISLSESGGGSRSKMFCDRLTTQIHDSDCALSLLSSPQTQTSEIGLRHIVQPNSISLVHPVGPPSLHGNSLEPIDSVFVSNGSDASVHCPGMFHMGSDGSQGNEAPQTLPFHWD